From Apium graveolens cultivar Ventura chromosome 9, ASM990537v1, whole genome shotgun sequence, the proteins below share one genomic window:
- the LOC141684928 gene encoding serine carboxypeptidase 1-like, whose translation MTRIAALVSLSLLCLVASVQCYGVKRNNPLAKFMEAQKSKRPSTFQNEVSSNEYSPVFIGSQEGLKEADKVESLPGQPDGATFEQYSGYVTVDPVAGRALFYYFAQSENSSSQPLVLWLGGEHGCSSFGTGAMMELGPYRVNSDGKTLSLNKYAWNNEANMLFLESPAGVGFSYSNTSSDYVTGDTKTAADSYTFLINWLERFPEYQTRDLFITGESYAGHYIPQLAQLILQNNKITNQTAINLKGIAIGNAYVDQLTHYQGSFNYLWSHALISDELYWGISANCNFSAVPNVTEACTTYVEQIDIGDIFPYDIYAPWCDFSSGSQSTSGFDPCTYSYIDTYLNTQLVQTSLHVTVPPKSWSSCNNNMTDQWTDSPATVLPVIKELMSSGISVWLYSGDTDAVASVTTTRYAIDYLTTSVKTPWYPWYTQAEVGGYAVGYENLTFVTVRGSGHFVPSYQPSRALALFSSFLAGELPPSGKN comes from the exons ATGACAAGGATTGCAGCCCTTGTGTCACTTTCTTTGTTGTGCCTTGTGGCTTCTGTACAATGTTACGGTGTAAAGAGAAACAACCCTCTCGCTAAATTTATGGAGGCTCAGAAGTCCAAAAGGCCATCTACTTTTCAAAATGAGGTTTCAAGTAATGAGTATTCACCGGTGTTTATTGGATCTCAAGAGGGATTGAAGGAAGCTGACAAAGTAGAATCATTGCCAGGGCAACCTGATGGAGCAACTTTTGAGCAGTACTCGGGCTATGTCACAGTTGATCCGGTTGCTGGAAGAGCACTCTTCTACTATTTTGCGCAGTCTGAAAATTCTTCTAGCCAGCCTCTGGTTCTATGGCTTGGTGGAG AACATGGCTGTTCTTCATTTGGAACTGGAGCAATGATGGAACTTGGACCATACAGAGTCAATAGTGATGGAAAAACTTTATCTCTAAACAAGTATGCTTGGAACAATG AGGCAAACATGTTATTTTTGGAATCTCCTGCTGGTGTTGGATTTTCGTACTCTAACACATCATCAGATTATGTAACTGGAGACACAAAAACTGCAGCAGATTCTTACACATTTTTAATTAACTGGCTAGAAAGATTTCCTGAATATCAAACCCGAGATTTGTTCATTACTGGAGAGAGTTATGCAGGACACTATATTCCTCAATTAGCTCAACTAATTCTTCAGAACAACAAAATCACTAACCAAACTGCCATCAACCTTAAAGGAATTGCT ATTGGTAACGCATATGTAGACCAGTTAACACATTACCAAGGATCATTCAATTACTTATGGTCACACGCTTTAATATCCGATGAACTTTACTGGGGAATCAGTGCTAACTGCAACTTTTCAGCAGTTCCAAATGTTACAGAAGCATGTACAACCTATGTTGAGCAAATAGACATTGGCGATATTTTTCCATACGATATATATGCCCCCTGGTGTGATTTTTCAAGTGGTTCGCAATCA ACATCAGGATTTGATCCATGCACATATAGCTATATCGACACATATTTGAATACTCAACTGGTTCAGACATCACTTCATGTCACTGTTCCTCCAAAGTCATGGTCATCTTGCAA CAATAACATGACGGATCAGTGGACCGACTCCCCAGCAACAGTTTTGCCTGTAATTAAGGAGCTCATGAGCAGTGGCATCAGTGTTTGGTTATACAGCGGAGACACTGATGCTGTAGCCTCAGTGACAACGACAAGATATGCCATAGATTACCTTACAACGTCGGTTAAAACACCGTGGTACCCCTGGTACACTCAAGCTGAG GTGGGAGGATATGCGGTTGGATATGAAAATTTGACATTCGTGACTGTAAGGGGTTCTGGACATTTCGTTCCAAGTTATCAGCCTTCTCGCGCTCTTGCATTGTTTTCTTCCTTTTTGGCGGGAGAGCTTCCTCCGTCTGGCAAGAACTGA
- the LOC141684929 gene encoding serine carboxypeptidase 1-like, whose amino-acid sequence MEAQRSRRLSTFRNEVTNNEYFPVFVGSQDGLKEADKVESLPGQPDGATFEQYSGYVTVDPVAGRALFYYFAQSENSSSQPLVLWLNGGPGCSSFGNGAMMELGPYRVNSDGKTLSVNKYAWNNEANMLFLESPAGVGFSYSNTTSDYSTGDTKTAADAYTFLINWLERFPEYQTRDFYITGESYAGHYIPQLAQLILQNNKITNQTVINLKGIAIGNAYIDQLTQYTGSYDFMWSHALLSDEIHEGITVNCNFSAIQNLTPACIDFLQQVDAGNIFGYDIYAPLCGSPSSSPSTSGFDPCTDTYIYKYLNTQLVQTSLHVTIPPFSWESCSDIISWTDSPTTVLPVIKELMSSGISVWLYSGDTDGAVPVTTTRYAINYLQTSVKTPWYPWYTQAEVGGYAVGYENLTFVTVRGSGHFVPSYQPSRALALFSSFLAGELPPSNEN is encoded by the exons ATGGAGGCTCAGAGGTCCAGGAGGCTATCTACTTTCCGCAATGAGGTTACAAATAATGAGTATTTTCCCGTGTTTGTTGGATCTCAAGATGGATTGAAGGAAGCTGACAAAGTAGAATCATTGCCAGGGCAACCTGATGGAGCAACCTTTGAACAATACTCAGGCTATGTCACAGTTGATCCGGTTGCTGGAAGAGCACTCTTCTACTATTTTGCGCAGTCTGAAAATTCTTCTAGCCAGCCTCTGGTGCTATGGCTAAATGGAG GACCTGGTTGTTCTTCATTTGGAAATGGAGCAATGATGGAACTTGGACCATATAGAGTCAATAGTGATGGAAAAACTTTATCTGTAAACAAGTATGCTTGGAACAATG AAGCAAACATGTTATTTTTGGAATCCCCGGCTGGTGTTGGATTCTCGTACTCTAACACAACATCAGATTATTCAACTGGAGACACGAAAACTGCAGCAGATGCTTACACATTTTTAATCAATTGGCTAGAAAGATTTCCTGAATACCAAACCCGAGATTTCTACATTACTGGAGAGAGCTATGCAGGACACTACATTCCCCAGTTAGCTCAACTAATTCTGCAGAACAACAAAATCACTAACCAAACCGTCATCAACCTAAAAGGAATTGCT ATTGGTAACGCATACATAGACCAGTTAACACAGTACACAGGATCATATGATTTTATGTGGTCACATGCTCTACTATCTGATGAAATTCACGAGGGCATCACCGTTAACTGCAACTTTTCAGCAATACAAAATCTAACACCAGCATGTATAGACTTTCTTCAGCAAGTAGACGCTGGCAACATCTTTGGTTACGATATTTATGCTCCCTTGTGTGGTTCTCCAAGTAGTTCTCCCTCG ACATCAGGATTTGATCCATGCACAGATACTTATATCTACAAATACTTGAATACTCAGCTAGTTCAGACATCACTTCATGTCACTATTCCTCCATTTTCATGGGAATCTTGCAG TGACATAATTTCATGGACGGACTCCCCAACCACAGTCTTGCCAGTTATTAAGGAACTAATGAGCAGTGGCATCAGTGTTTGGCTATACAGCGGAGACACGGATGGTGCAGTGCCAGTGACAACAACAAGATATGCCATAAACTACCTTCAAACGTCGGTTAAAACACCATGGTACCCCTGGTACACTCAAGCTGAG GTTGGAGGATACGCGGTTGGATATGAAAATTTGACATTCGTGACTGTAAGGGGATCTGGACATTTTGTTCCAAGTTACCAGCCTTCTCGCGCTCTTGCATTGTTCTCTTCTTTTTTGGCCGGAGAGCTTCCTCCGTCTAACGAGAACTAA
- the LOC141684930 gene encoding serine carboxypeptidase 1-like, whose translation MGNSLLSVSLLCLVASNVEYSPVFVGSQDGLKEADKVESLPGQPDGATFDQYSGYVTVDPVAGRALFYYLAQSENFYSDPLVLWLNGGPGCSSFGNGAMMELGPFRVNSDGKTLSQNKYAWNKKANMLFLESPAGVGFSYSNTTSDYVTGDTKTAEDAYTFLINWLERFPEYQTRDLFITGESYAGHYIPQLAQLILHNNKITNQTVINLKGIAIGNAYIDEETQNTGSYDYYWSHALLSDEIHEGITLNCNFSPNANVSEACIYYVNQVDLGDIFPYDIYAPWCDSSSGLPSTSGFDPCTESYIDTYLNTKLVQTSLHVTIPPKSWASCNFKINGQWMDSPATVLPVIKELMSSGIRVWLYSGDTDSVVAVTTTRYAINYLQTSVKTKWYPWYTQAEVGGYAVGYENLTFVTVRGSGHFVPSYQPSRALALFSFFLAGVLPPSDES comes from the exons ATGGGTAATT CCCTGTTATCAGTTTCATTGTTATGCCTTGTGGCTTCT AATGTTGAGTACTCACCTGTGTTTGTTGGATCTCAGGATGGATTGAAGGAAGCTGACAAAGTAGAATCATTGCCAGGGCAACCTGATGGAGCAACTTTTGATCAGTACTCGGGCTATGTTACAGTTGATCCGGTTGCAGGACGAGCACTTTTCTACTATCTTGCTCAGTCTGAAAATTTTTATAGTGATCCTCTTGTGCTATGGCTTAATGGAG GACCTGGCTGTTCTTCATTTGGGAATGGAGCAATGATGGAACTTGGACCATTTAGAGTCAATAGTGATGGCAAAACTTTATCCCAGAACAAGTATGCTTGGAACAAAA AAGCAAATATGTTGTTCTTGGAATCACCAGCTGGTGTTGGATTTTCATATTCTAACACAACATCAGATTATGTTACTGGGGATACAAAAACAGCAGAAGATGCCTATACATTTTTGATAAACTGGCTGGAAAGATTTCCAGAATACCAAACCCGAGATTTGTTCATTACAGGAGAGAGCTATGCAGGACACTATATTCCTCAATTAGCTCAACTAATTCTTCACAACAACAAAATTACTAACCAGACTGTCATTAACCTTAAAGGAATTGCT ATTGGTAACGCATATATAGACGAGGAAACACAGAACACGGGATCATATGATTATTACTGGTCACATGCCCTATTATCTGATGAAATTCATGAAGGCATCACTCTGAACTGCAACTTTTCTCCAAATGCAAATGTTTCAGAAGCATGTATATACTATGTTAACCAAGTAGACCTTGGCGATATCTTTCCTTACGATATATATGCTCCCTGGTGTGATTCTTCAAGTGGTTTACCCTCG ACATCAGGATTTGATCCATGCACAGAGAGTTATATCGACACGTACTTGAATACTAAACTAGTTCAGACTTCACTTCATGTCACTATTCCTCCAAAGTCATGGGCATCTTGCAA TTTTAAAATTAATGGTCAATGGATGGACTCCCCAGCAACAGTCTTGCCTGTTATTAAGGAACTCATGAGCAGTGGCATCAGAGTTTGGCTATACAGCGGAGACACTGATAGTGTAGTGGCAGTGACGACAACACGATATGCGATAAACTATCTTCAAACATCAGTTAAAACTAAATGGTACCCCTGGTACACTCAAGCTGAG GTGGGAGGGTACGCGGTTGGATATGAAAATTTGACATTCGTGACAGTCAGGGGATCTGGACATTTTGTTCCAAGTTATCAGCCCTCTCGTGCTCTTGCTTTGTTCTCTTTCTTTTTGGCCGGAGTGCTTCCTCCTTCCGACGAGAGCTAA